Proteins co-encoded in one Meiothermus sp. genomic window:
- a CDS encoding NAD(P)-dependent oxidoreductase, with protein MQIIKPEEVLSEYHPPLTDHEAVVEANRCLYCYDAPCTHACPTHIDIPRFIKKIATGNLVGSARTILESNLMGATCARVCPVEELCEGACVLGAEHKPIMIGRLQRYATDYVYEHGIDVFKPGAPTGKKVAVIGAGPAGLTCAGELAKLGHSVTVFEKRELPNGLSTYGIIVLREPVEVALAEAEMVRRLGVEIKTQMELGRNLSWEEVRNNFDAVFLSVGLGSVPQLGIPGEELIVDGLSYIETSKMNPQALQVGREVVVIGAGNTAVDCATIAKRLGAERVTMVYRRTDKEMTAYPHEYEFAKKEGIEFRFLTQPVEVLHEGGKITGLKCVRMQLGAPDASGRPAPEPVPGSEFVLPCDQVVKAIGQEKPAVAKLLGLETEKGFIKVNHEFETSLPGVYAGGDCIRAKGSASTVMAVQDGKLAAFAIHRRLVAGLEAAAD; from the coding sequence GTGCAGATCATCAAGCCCGAGGAAGTGTTGAGTGAGTACCATCCGCCCCTCACCGACCACGAAGCGGTTGTAGAGGCCAACCGGTGCCTCTACTGCTACGACGCGCCCTGTACCCACGCGTGCCCAACCCACATCGACATCCCCAGGTTCATCAAGAAGATCGCAACCGGGAACCTGGTGGGCTCGGCCCGTACCATTCTGGAGTCCAACCTGATGGGGGCCACCTGTGCTCGGGTCTGCCCGGTGGAGGAGCTATGTGAAGGCGCCTGCGTGCTGGGGGCCGAACACAAGCCCATCATGATTGGCCGCTTGCAGCGCTATGCCACCGACTACGTCTACGAGCACGGCATTGACGTATTCAAGCCCGGTGCGCCCACCGGCAAAAAAGTAGCGGTCATCGGGGCCGGGCCGGCGGGCCTTACCTGTGCGGGTGAGCTGGCCAAGCTGGGCCACAGCGTAACCGTGTTCGAGAAGCGGGAGCTGCCCAACGGGCTATCCACCTACGGCATTATCGTGCTGCGCGAGCCAGTCGAGGTAGCCCTGGCCGAGGCCGAGATGGTCAGACGGCTGGGGGTTGAGATAAAAACCCAGATGGAGCTGGGGCGGAACCTGAGCTGGGAGGAGGTGCGCAACAACTTCGACGCGGTCTTCCTGAGTGTGGGGCTGGGCTCGGTGCCCCAACTGGGCATACCGGGCGAGGAGCTAATTGTAGATGGCCTCAGCTATATCGAGACCTCCAAGATGAACCCCCAAGCCCTTCAGGTGGGCCGGGAGGTGGTGGTGATCGGCGCGGGCAATACCGCGGTGGACTGCGCCACCATCGCCAAGCGGCTGGGGGCCGAACGGGTGACCATGGTCTACCGCCGCACTGACAAGGAGATGACAGCCTACCCCCACGAGTACGAGTTTGCCAAAAAGGAGGGCATCGAGTTTCGCTTCCTCACCCAGCCGGTCGAAGTACTCCACGAAGGAGGGAAGATTACGGGGTTGAAGTGTGTGCGGATGCAACTCGGAGCCCCGGACGCCAGTGGACGGCCTGCGCCGGAGCCGGTGCCGGGCTCGGAGTTCGTGCTGCCCTGCGACCAGGTGGTCAAGGCCATTGGGCAGGAGAAGCCGGCTGTGGCCAAGCTATTGGGCCTCGAGACCGAGAAAGGCTTCATCAAGGTCAACCACGAGTTTGAGACCAGCCTGCCGGGGGTGTATGCGGGCGGCGACTGCATCCGCGCGAAAGGTTCGGCCTCGACGGTAATGGCCGTTCAGGATGGCAAGCTGGCGGCCTTTGCTATTCATCGGCGGCTGGTTGCTGGCCTCGAGGCCGCCGCCGATTAG